A window of the Dunckerocampus dactyliophorus isolate RoL2022-P2 chromosome 19, RoL_Ddac_1.1, whole genome shotgun sequence genome harbors these coding sequences:
- the fam49a gene encoding CYFIP-related Rac1 interactor A isoform X1, with amino-acid sequence MGNLLKVLTCTELEQGPNFFLDFENAQPTEGECEVWNQVNSVLQDSESILSGLQAYKGAGQEIRDAIQNPGDFMLQERAWNSVCPLVIKLKKFYSFSLRLEEALKSLLESLTCPPYTPTQHLEKEQALAKQFAEILHFTLRFDELKMRIPAIQNDFSYYRRTISRNRINNMNLDIENEVNNEMANRMSLFYAEATPMLKTLSNATTNFVTENKTLPLENTTDCLSTMASVCKVMLETPEYSSRFSSDDTVLFCMRVMVGVIILYDHVHPNGAFNKSSKIDMKGCIKVLKDQPADNVEGLLNALKFTTKHLNDESTPKNIRTMLQ; translated from the exons ATGGGGAATCTGTTAAAAGTGCTCACTTGCACAGAGCTCGAACAGGGGCCAAACTTTTTCCTTGACTTTGAAA ATGCACAGCCCACAGAAGGAGAATGTGAAGTATGGAACCAGGTGAATTCTGTTCTCCAGGACTCTGAAAGCATCCTGTCGGGTCTGCAGGCATACAAGGGAGCCGGACAGGAAATCAGAGAT GCAATTCAGAACCCCGGTGACTTCATGCTCCAGGAGCGAGCCTGGAATTCGGTGTGCCCTCTTGTCATCAAACTCAAGAAGTTCTACAGTTTTTCTCTGAGGCTAG AGGAAGCTCTAAAGAGTTTGTTGGAGTCCCTGACATGTCCGCCCTATACGCCCACTCAGCACTTGGAGAAGGAGCAGGCGCTGGCTAAACAGTTTGCTGAAATCCTCCACTTCACGCTACGCTTCGATGAACTCAAG ATGAGGATTCCCGCCATCCAGAATGACTTCAGCTATTACAGAAGAACCATCAGTCGAAACCGAATAAACAACATGAAT CTGGATattgagaatgaagtcaataaCGAGATGGCCAACAGAATGTCTCTGTTTTACGCTGAAGCCACGCCCATGCTGAAAACGCTCAGCAACGCAACCACAAACTTTGTGACTGAG AACAAGACACTTCCACTGGAAAACACAACAGACTGTCTGAGCACCatggccagtgtgtgtaaagtCATGTTGGAGACACC GGAGTATTCAAGTCGTTTCAGCAGCGATGACACTGTCCTATTTTGCATGAGGGTCATGGTCGGCGTCATCATTCTCTACGACCACGTTCACCCCAACGGCGCCTTCAACAAGTCCTCCAAGATCGAT ATGAAGGGCTGCATAAAAGTGCTGAAGGACCAACCGGCGGACAACGTAGAAGGCCTGCTGAACGCCCTCAA attcACCACAAAACACCTGAACGACGAGTCCACTCCGAAAAACATCAGGACGATGCTGcagtaa
- the fam49a gene encoding CYFIP-related Rac1 interactor A isoform X2: MGNLLKVLTREIENYPHFFLDFENAQPTEGECEVWNQVNSVLQDSESILSGLQAYKGAGQEIRDAIQNPGDFMLQERAWNSVCPLVIKLKKFYSFSLRLEEALKSLLESLTCPPYTPTQHLEKEQALAKQFAEILHFTLRFDELKMRIPAIQNDFSYYRRTISRNRINNMNLDIENEVNNEMANRMSLFYAEATPMLKTLSNATTNFVTENKTLPLENTTDCLSTMASVCKVMLETPEYSSRFSSDDTVLFCMRVMVGVIILYDHVHPNGAFNKSSKIDMKGCIKVLKDQPADNVEGLLNALKFTTKHLNDESTPKNIRTMLQ; this comes from the exons ATGGGTAACCTGCTAAAAGTCCTTACAAGGGAAATAGAGAACTATCCACACTTTTTCCTGGACTTTGAAA ATGCACAGCCCACAGAAGGAGAATGTGAAGTATGGAACCAGGTGAATTCTGTTCTCCAGGACTCTGAAAGCATCCTGTCGGGTCTGCAGGCATACAAGGGAGCCGGACAGGAAATCAGAGAT GCAATTCAGAACCCCGGTGACTTCATGCTCCAGGAGCGAGCCTGGAATTCGGTGTGCCCTCTTGTCATCAAACTCAAGAAGTTCTACAGTTTTTCTCTGAGGCTAG AGGAAGCTCTAAAGAGTTTGTTGGAGTCCCTGACATGTCCGCCCTATACGCCCACTCAGCACTTGGAGAAGGAGCAGGCGCTGGCTAAACAGTTTGCTGAAATCCTCCACTTCACGCTACGCTTCGATGAACTCAAG ATGAGGATTCCCGCCATCCAGAATGACTTCAGCTATTACAGAAGAACCATCAGTCGAAACCGAATAAACAACATGAAT CTGGATattgagaatgaagtcaataaCGAGATGGCCAACAGAATGTCTCTGTTTTACGCTGAAGCCACGCCCATGCTGAAAACGCTCAGCAACGCAACCACAAACTTTGTGACTGAG AACAAGACACTTCCACTGGAAAACACAACAGACTGTCTGAGCACCatggccagtgtgtgtaaagtCATGTTGGAGACACC GGAGTATTCAAGTCGTTTCAGCAGCGATGACACTGTCCTATTTTGCATGAGGGTCATGGTCGGCGTCATCATTCTCTACGACCACGTTCACCCCAACGGCGCCTTCAACAAGTCCTCCAAGATCGAT ATGAAGGGCTGCATAAAAGTGCTGAAGGACCAACCGGCGGACAACGTAGAAGGCCTGCTGAACGCCCTCAA attcACCACAAAACACCTGAACGACGAGTCCACTCCGAAAAACATCAGGACGATGCTGcagtaa